A section of the Rhodococcus sp. 4CII genome encodes:
- a CDS encoding 2Fe-2S iron-sulfur cluster-binding protein, whose amino-acid sequence MAVVTFVSHDGEKHEAPFEEGQSLMQVATNNAVPGIDGDCGGEAACGTCHVIVDPQWSEEVGLSGADEEEMLAMNPERQPTSRLSCQMPVSQAWDGLIVRMPEFQM is encoded by the coding sequence ATGGCAGTTGTCACCTTTGTCTCCCACGACGGCGAGAAACACGAGGCGCCTTTCGAGGAAGGTCAGTCGCTGATGCAGGTCGCGACCAACAACGCGGTGCCCGGCATCGACGGCGACTGCGGAGGCGAGGCCGCGTGCGGCACCTGCCATGTGATCGTCGATCCGCAGTGGTCCGAGGAGGTGGGCCTCTCCGGCGCCGATGAGGAGGAGATGCTCGCGATGAACCCTGAGCGTCAGCCGACCTCTCGACTGTCCTGCCAGATGCCGGTCTCCCAGGCGTGGGACGGCCTGATCGTCCGAATGCCTGAGTTTCAGATGTGA